A window of Sodalis praecaptivus genomic DNA:
GTACCGCGGCGCGGAGTACATGGTGGATTTCCTGCCCAAGGTGAAAATTGAACTGGTGGTGCCGGATGATATCGTCGACAGCTGCGTCGACACTATTATGCATACCGCACAGACCGGCAAGATCGGCGACGGCAAAATTTTTGTCTTCGACGTCGCCCGCGTCGTGCGCATCCGTACCGGCGAGCAAGACGAAGAAGCCATCTGAGGCACGCTGCCGGCGGCCGAAGCCATTGGAACACCGACGCCGTTGCGCCGGCGCCCGAGGAGCGGCACAGGATGCCTCTCGGCAATATCGCCACGCGTAGGCGGTAAGCGTAGGCGTGGGCGCCGTGAGCGCGCAACGCACCGGATGTCTGCGGGGGGCGCGCATGAATTTTTCCGCCTTCGCGATGAAAATATTTCGCGATGTGGCCCGGGGGGCGGCTACAGGCTGGATGCGGCCGTTTAAAGGAAATCGTTTGCGTAAAAAGCGGCGCTGGACCCTTTCGGAAATGTGGCAAAAAAGATTACACTGACGGCCGGTCATTCCCCCTAATTTAATCGCCGTAGTAGGTTAGCTGAGAGTCAGGAGAAACAGATGTTAAAGCGTGATATGAACATTGCAGATTATGATGCCGCACTGTGGCAGGCAATGGAGCAGGAAGTGGTGCGCCAGGAAGAGCACATTGAACTGATTGCATCTGAAAACTACACCAGCCCGCGCGTTATGCAGGCCCAGGGCTCACAGTTGACCAATAAGTACGCGGAAGGCTATCCCGGCAAGCGCTACTACGGCGGATGTGAATATGTCGACGTGGTGGAGCAGTTGGCCATCGATCGCGCCAAAGCGCTGTTTGGCGCCGATTATGCCAATGTTCAGCCGCATTCGGGATCGCAAGCCAACTTCGCCGTTTATACCACCTTGCTGCAGCCGGGCGATACCGTGCTGGGGATGAATCTGGCGCACGGCGGTCATTTGACCCACGGCTCCCCGGTCAATTTCTCCGGCAAATTGTACAATATCGTGCCTTACGGTATCGATGAGAGCGGCCATATCGATTATGAGCAGCTGGCCGAACTGGCGAAAACCCATCAGCCGAAAATGATTATCGGTGGTTTCTCCGCTTATTCCGGCGTGGTGGACTGGGCCAAAATGCGGCAAATCGCCGACAGTATCGGCGCTTATCTGTTCGTGGATATGGCCCACGTGGCGGGTCTTATCGCCGCCGGCGTGTATCCGAACCCGGTGCCCCACGCGCACGTGGTGACCACCACGACCCACAAGACGCTGGCCGGCCCCCGCGGCGGTTTGATCCTGGCCAAAGGCGGCAGCGAAGAGCTGTACAAAAAGCTGAACTCTGCCGTGTTCCCCGGCGCGCAGGGCGGTCCGTTGATGCACGTGATCGCCGCCAAGGCGGTGGCGCTGAAAGAGGCGATGGAGCCCGCGTTCAAAACCTACCAGCAGCAGGTGGCCAAAAATGCCAAGGCCATGGTGGAAGTTTTCTTGTCGCGCGGGTTCAAAGTCGTCTCCGGCGCTACCGATAATCACCTGTTCTTGCTGGATTTAGTAGATAAAAACCTGACCGGAAAAGAGGCGGATGCGGCGCTGGGCCGTGCCAATATCACCGTCAACAAGAACAGCGTGCCGAACGATCCAAAAAGCCCGTTCGTTACCTCCGGGGTGCGTATCGGCACGCCGGCGGTCACCCGCCGCGGTTTTACCGAGGCCGATGTGCGTGAATTGGCCGGCTGGATGTGCGACGTGCTGGAAAATATCAACGATGACGCGGTGATTGAACGGACTAAAAATAAAGTGCTGGATATCTGTGCTCGTCATCCCGTTTACGCCTGACGGTAGCGGACGGTACTAACGAAACAAGGGGACTGCTCGGCGCTTGCTGGCGCACCCCCGTCACAAACGGCTAACCGGCCCCCCGCGGGGCCGGTTTTTTTGGAGGTCCTGGCAGCGCCGAGGCGCGCTTGGGCTACCCTCGCCGCCGATTGTCGGCCCGGCGTTTTTCGGGCCACGCGCCGCCCGTCGGCCAGCGCGGGCCGAGGTTGTCTCAGGACGCGCAGGCGATACGGCACCGGCTCGGCAGTATCGCAGTCGGGATTCAGGATTCGAGCAGATCGCGGATCCGCTGGCGCTGCGCCTGCGGCAGCGGTATGCGCACCTGCAGCAGCGGCGGCGAGTATAAGGGCAATTGCATCTGGAACGGGGTAATCACCAGCACGGTATTTTTCGGCGCGCCGCGCGCCTGAAATTCGGTGACCGATTGAAATTTGATATTCAGCGGCAACAGCGTCAGTTCCCGAATTTGCAGCTCCAGTTTGCGTTCCTGCTCTCCCTCTGATTGGCTTAAAATCACCACCTGTTTTTCCTGCAAATCCGTCTCTTGCATCAACCAGGCGCCGAAGATGACCGCAATCAGACCCATCTCCTCTCGGCTGAAACGAATACGATACTCCGCTTCCAGCGGTATCATCGCCGCGCGGGTAGCGCGCAGCAGACTGGGATATTTTTCCTCTACTTCGCTTTGCAGGCTGCTATCGATGCCCATGTGGAAATGGCAGCGTTCCAACGCGGCGCTCAAATGGAAAAACAGCTGTTCCGCCAGCGGGCCCTCGTGGGGAAACGTTCTACCGGAAAGCTGCGCGAAACGGCTGATAAGTCGCGCGACCGCCTGGCTCAGCCGCCGATCGTCGGCTGAGTTCGGATCGGCGGGCTCAGGATGCTTCAGCAAACTGATCAGCAGCGTGAGCCCGAACACTTCGCTGTCCGGCAGCGACCAGTCGCGAAACGCTGCCTGCACCGCCGGGTACGCTTGTTTCTGGCTAAGCCATTGCCGCTGATGCTGATTGAACGCCGGCGTCTGCTGGCGGTGGCACTGTAACAGTAGATAACGCAGCCAGAGCGTGAGGAACTGGCGGTTACTTTCGGCACGTTGCACGGGCAATAGGGGTAAAAGGCGCTCAAGCGCGTCCGTCAGGCGCGACGGTGGAAATTGCAGCGCGGGCGGCAGGCTATGCCACTGCTGGGTCAGCGCCGCGGTGAAATCGCGTTCGACGCGATCGGGGCACAACCGCAGCGCCCGACGTAGACCCTCGAA
This region includes:
- the glnB gene encoding nitrogen regulatory protein P-II; its protein translation is MKKIDAIIKPFKLDDVREALAEVGITGMTVTEVKGFGRQKGHTELYRGAEYMVDFLPKVKIELVVPDDIVDSCVDTIMHTAQTGKIGDGKIFVFDVARVVRIRTGEQDEEAI
- the glyA gene encoding serine hydroxymethyltransferase, producing MLKRDMNIADYDAALWQAMEQEVVRQEEHIELIASENYTSPRVMQAQGSQLTNKYAEGYPGKRYYGGCEYVDVVEQLAIDRAKALFGADYANVQPHSGSQANFAVYTTLLQPGDTVLGMNLAHGGHLTHGSPVNFSGKLYNIVPYGIDESGHIDYEQLAELAKTHQPKMIIGGFSAYSGVVDWAKMRQIADSIGAYLFVDMAHVAGLIAAGVYPNPVPHAHVVTTTTHKTLAGPRGGLILAKGGSEELYKKLNSAVFPGAQGGPLMHVIAAKAVALKEAMEPAFKTYQQQVAKNAKAMVEVFLSRGFKVVSGATDNHLFLLDLVDKNLTGKEADAALGRANITVNKNSVPNDPKSPFVTSGVRIGTPAVTRRGFTEADVRELAGWMCDVLENINDDAVIERTKNKVLDICARHPVYA
- the csiE gene encoding stationary phase inducible protein CsiE, whose product is MSPPTSQAPALSASGRRSHLLLLLYSATAPCSLTQLAHQCGTDPETTQRDLAQLDAEIGTLYRLALRRREEEYRIEGNILNHRLCLFEGLRRALRLCPDRVERDFTAALTQQWHSLPPALQFPPSRLTDALERLLPLLPVQRAESNRQFLTLWLRYLLLQCHRQQTPAFNQHQRQWLSQKQAYPAVQAAFRDWSLPDSEVFGLTLLISLLKHPEPADPNSADDRRLSQAVARLISRFAQLSGRTFPHEGPLAEQLFFHLSAALERCHFHMGIDSSLQSEVEEKYPSLLRATRAAMIPLEAEYRIRFSREEMGLIAVIFGAWLMQETDLQEKQVVILSQSEGEQERKLELQIRELTLLPLNIKFQSVTEFQARGAPKNTVLVITPFQMQLPLYSPPLLQVRIPLPQAQRQRIRDLLES